A portion of the Drosophila sechellia strain sech25 chromosome 2R, ASM438219v1, whole genome shotgun sequence genome contains these proteins:
- the LOC6615328 gene encoding maternal protein tudor has protein sequence MNGQPRNAVPLKVDLYITHVDHVGPYLKVYGQINRDAASLISTRIRNLLPTCFAIEPSWSVERQQALLMPGTFCIFKNINGPAPGDVEYRRIRVVSADLEGQSMRAEIEFVDFGYKRTVDIHDLMFPKQPKLLQSIPLHCFQYIVLGICSEWDQTDLAVVQQLVVNQIVQITVEPTQICDQKFASLRWKDFELNEFLVQQRQIGVSVDKQLMMDHCKKLWKDTPQSLVTEYNNNSIHNSKTPMEMAREQLAVRQSLAARLDAQRSVQVTPSRPLNADAPEYAPKHLPLVNVTNVQVPMQGPNNTQKPVFVSTNPYNRANYQPAVPAAQPYVPKANPRSQYTYYNVRMNKPFNAMPPPGGPHVPILHYNQQPSYVSVNYVPARFTPPRTPSIAQHQIPIPAFRTTSLTVGLTYDVDISYVENGPYLFWVHLKSSDHDLSTMMGQIERTKLKALTQAPELGTACVARFSEDGHLYRAMVCAVYAQRYRVVYVDYGNSELLSTSDLFQIPPELLEIKPFAFRFALAGTKEIEPIDESMKRIFKKSAIYRNFELTVQAPESVGSMQTCHLNQNGTNMLELLRQLKNSRQSYKKAEQLENDDAVEIRFIDSPSNFYVQKVANIGKFEQLMDEMFSYYNANQRVPDQLILGAPCIVKCDQEWYRAEILRVDDSVIVRHVDFGYEQNVKRHLIGHIAEKHLEMPRQAIKCCLKGFENSELSEDKVTDQFEMLAEESNIRRRTFSVRIFRIEPDGLNVVNLLAKNLNVMKKLYKLSMPFEQYLSLEKGQFNTNNSRGESVISSELNKSHILNSTSIVETENRLQVQEKQQQQKKDDVKQQQLAVEIPQAAKSVSGNKNSTDWDKRSSTSAGSKDGKRQQQEQIQRVDRHLDFSCETQSTGSYNSGMSSPRKGNRQQNGRTPIQSPRHHEKQEAKKNARFSNSESPRRSKDGQQGNQRSQNAPQGYAQKPQRQKSTLDGTINSKRSSGVVSDITSSSTESVAAPKPEKYVSLDKPYALQEMRTPSKEAVSLSWWVSPFQFYIVPKSVSAKYDNVLRDMQDFYRQKQLQPLQLKVGSTVVVRQRKNNAILRATVTACNHMMRKYRVFCVDTGSLITVTSEDIWQLEQRFADLPCMAHRCSFHSVVTNYDPLYIVDRMEKFVPVNAKVDCEFVSKEKSNQGPNTSSTCSYTVNMFVNGASLRDMLVKAEFLTEVAPEIRVNLLAGQQIRGKFTSIRDMTSFKVQFDYGNNVNFLCTYDDAKFVKSNPNLARRFKEFYEGKSFALNVKNVCENNIVHLRPVMPLFLEDRRAFICPYPVVLSSFQALVVYTAKPYRVYVQPQTIVPIMQTLLDNMYEHYKAKGDSLKKFDVGQICAVRRSDGNWYRARISGKDSNEACLEVFYIDYGYTEEIKRDDIKALDAKFYEHASGFAVEINLPIGRPSNDTKLKARIAEILEKKVVTIKSIEVRRSHLIADVILENNQSVIDLLKSEKLVPGKDLDYMRKQMEKGKSRTYEYIETVDLTLDEEEDKGRKETASKSGSANASPKKKQNNDKDREPKKSKPAEPARTIAPQPIALKTPSPVPAEPAPVPKPATPVPEVVEVPEINPTVEEAAAESKQAPPQEDPYKDLDCVVLSHCDNPAQFYVHPIDQLSKLNQLHENLQIVSPSLPQLMNVVNGADCVSMYSVDKCWYRAKIIDAELMVLLFIDYGNTDCVSDATEIKESMWSHIEPFCLPCALPIRPKCTSDWVDAANGIFNESYSKIPRLEYLTQGDHYTTSYVNMYIDGEDVAKKLIADGFARPLEYLASGCSCYISHVNGICDFFIQLERDSKALELIELYLRKKDTLKPLEGFEKGLIVAALFEDDELWYRAQLQKELPDSRYEVLFIDYGNTSTTSKCLMLSEEIASLPSLSKKCSLQLPDAYISWTPEAEAKFVELTGEGELVFTTQLLKPGQDHVTIDLLLDGENIVERLLPLCQRKESKEASKECLAVTTKAIITHVENTSRIYLQFSEKDSLMDIICEKLNGSQLQPMTEKASVDDMCVVQFADDLEFYRSRILEVLEDDQYKVIMIDYGNTTVVDKLYELPQDFTLIKPVAEVCSMEPSAIFEKNKALTLTTLDALLDSCKCVVAVEFVNKSANPPVVRLTTKDKRSLNIYEHLQKLVQAELKLIQKRNENSECVISYGSSPKSFYVQMKHNSADLDLIVKTLQSLKKEKLKKLIDPTTNSNGVCYSQEDACYYRCSIKSVLEPNQGFEVFWLDYGNTLVVPEVWQLPEEIEPIPSLALHCQLSNIPMDVSDEKLEEAFAALLEQHFGELYEITTQPNEDETKPLIAQLRINYKDFVQELVSTVTGVQKPLEAELHNCVVVQFDGPMSFYVQMESDVPALEQMTDKLLDAEQDLPAFSDLKEGALCVAQFPEDEVFYRAQILKVLDDGKCEVHFIDFGNNAVTQQFRQLPEELAKPARYSRHCELDASTISKCDAALLQSFIDTRFSETFQVEILATKEAGTHVVRLFYQSKNISEKLQESQ, from the exons ATGAATGGACAGCCGCGCAATGCTGTTCCCTTAAAAGTGGACCTGTACATCACTCATGTGGATCACGTGGGTCCGTATCTGAAGGTCTACGGCCAAATTAACCGAGATGCCGCCTCCCTGATCAGCACACGAATCAGGAATCTGTTGCCCACATGCTTTGCCATTGAGCCCAGTTGGTCAGTGGAGCGCCAGCAGGCTCTCCTCATGCCCGGCACGTTTTGCATATTCAAGAATATCAATGGCCCGGCTCCTGGAGATGTGGAGTACAGGCGAATACGTGTGGTCAGTGCGGACCTGGAGGGTCAATCGATGCGGGCGGAGATCGAGTTCGTGGACTTTGGCTATAAGCGTACTGTAGATATTCACGAT TTAATGTTCCCCAAGCAGCCCAAGCTGCTGCAGAGTATTCCCCTGCACTGCTTCCAGTACATTGTGCTGGGAATCTGCTCCGAGTGGGATCAGACCGATCTGGCTGTCGTTCAGCAGCTGGTTGTCAACCAGATCGTTCAAATCACTGTTGAACCTACACAAATCTGTGACCAAAAGTTCGCAAGTCTGCGCTGGAAGGATTTTGAGCTCAACGAGTTCTTAGTGCAACAAAGACAAATCGGAGTTTCGGTCGACAAGCAACTCATGATGGACCACTGCAAGAAGCTGTGGAAGGATACTCCGCAGTCGTTGGTCACCGAGTACAACAACAATAGTATACACAACTCAAAGACGCCCATGGAGATGGCCCGTGAGCAACTAGCGGTGCGACAATCCTTAGCTGCTCGCTTGGATGCACAGCGCTCGGTCCAAGTGACACCGTCAAGGCCGCTAAACGCCGATGCCCCTGAATATGCGCCTAAACATCTGCCGCTGGTCAATGTG ACAAATGTACAGGTGCCAATGCAAGGTCCAAACAATACTCAGAAACCGGTATTTGTATCGACAAATCCTTATAATCGTGCCAACTATCAGCCCGCTGTGCCGGCTGCTCAACCATATGTGCCCAAGGCGAACCCCCGATCGCAATACACCTATTACAATGTTCGCATGAACAAACCGTTTAACGCCATGCCGCCGCCGGGCGGTCCACATGTGCCCATTCTGCACTATAATCAACAGCCTAGCTACGTGTCAGTGAATTATGTTCCTGCACGGTTCACTCCACCTCGAACGCCATCGATTGCGCAACATCAAATCCCCATTCCTGCCTTCAGAACCACCAGCTTAACGGTGGGCCTCACCTACGACGTGGACATAAGCTATGTGGAGAACGGTCCGTACCTATTTTGGGTGCACTTGAAAAGCAGCGATCATGATCTGAGCACCATGATGGGTCAAATTGAACGGACGAAGCTCAAGGCGCTCACTCAGGCTCCTGAGCTTGGAACTGCCTGCGTGGCCCGCTTCTCAGAAGATGGTCATCTGTATCGCGCTATGGTGTGCGCTGTTTACGCCCAACGTTACCGCGTTGTCTACGTGGACTACGGAAACTCTGAGTTGTTGTCCACAAGTGATCTGTTCCAAATACCCCCAGAACTGTTGGAAATCAAACCATTTGCTTTCCGCTTTGCTTTGGCCGGAACCAAGGAAATTGAGCCCATTGACGAAAGCATGAAGCGGATTTTCAAGAAATCGGCCATTTATCGTAACTTTGAACTGACTGTCCAGGCGCCGGAGAGTGTGGGCTCCATGCAAACCTGCCATCTTAACCAGAAT GGCACCAATATGCTGGAGCTTCTTAGACAGTTAAAGAACTCGCGTCAGTCCTACAAAAAGGCGGAGCAACTTGAAAACGACGACGCCGTGGAGATCCGTTTTATTGATTCGCCCAGCAACTTCTATGTGCAGAAAGTGGCCAACATAGGAAAGTTCGAGCAGCTCATGGACGAGATGTTCTCCTACTACAATGCAAACCAGAGAGTTCCCGATCAGTTGATCCTTGGCGCACCCTGCATTGTTAAATGCGATCAGGAATGGTACCGTGCAGAGATTCTACGAGTTGATGACTCTGTGATTGTTCGGCACGTAGATTTTGGTTATGAACAGAATGTGAAGCGACACCTGATTGGTCATATTGCTGAGAAGCATCTGGAAATGCCTCGGCAGGCAATTAAGTGCTGCTTGAAAGGATTCGAGAACAGCGAACTCAGCGAGGACAAGGTTACCGATCAGTTTGAAATGTTGGCTGAGGAATCCAATATCCGAAGGCGAACATTTAGTGTGCGTATCTTTCGCATAGAACCCGATGGTCTGAACGTAGTAAACCTACTGGCCAAGAACCTGAATGTGATGAAGAAGCTCTACAAGCTTTCTATGCCTTTTGAACAGTATCTGTCCCTGGAAAAGGGTCAGTTTAATACAAACAACTCGCGTGGCGAGTCTGTGATCTCTTCTGAGTTGAATAAGAGCCATATTTTGAACTCTACAAGCATTGTCGAGACCGAAAATCGTTTGCAAGTACAggaaaaacagcagcaacagaaaaAGGACGATGttaagcagcagcaactagcGGTTGAAATTCCACAAGCAGCAAAGTCAGTTAGCGGAAACAAAAACTCGACTGACTGGGACAAACGTAGCTCCACCTCGGCAGGCTCAAAGGACGGTAAGCGTCAGCAGCAGGAACAAATTCAGCGAGTCGATCGCCATTTAGACTTCAGCTGTGAGACACAGAGCACCGGTAGTTACAACAGTGGCATGAGTTCGCCGCGCAAGGGTAACCGACAACAGAACGGTCGCACACCGATCCAATCACCACGCCATCATGAAAAGCAGGAAGCGAAAAAAAATGC GCGCTTTAGCAACAGCGAGTCACCGCGCAGGAGTAAAGATGGCCAGCAGGGGAACCAACGCTCCCAAAATGCGCCACAGGGCTATGCTCAAAAACCGCAGCGTCAAAAATCCACGTTGGACGGAACTATCAACTCAAAGCGTTCCAGCGGAGTGGTGAGTGATATTACCTCATCCAGCACCGAATCGGTGGCTGCCCCCAAGCCGGAGAAATACGTTTCCTTGGATAAACCGTATGCGCTGCAGGAGATGAGAACACCTAGTAAGGAGGCAGTCAGTCTGTCTTGGTGGGTCTCGCCATTCCAGTTCTACATCGTGCCCAAGTCTGTCTCTGCTAAGTACGATAATGTCTTGCGTGATATGCAAGATTTCTACCGCCAGAAGCAACTCCAGCCACTTCAATTAAAGGTTGGATCCACCGTGGTTGTGCGCCAGCGAAAGAACAATGCCATTCTGCGTGCTACTGTGACCGCATGCAATCACATGATGCGCAAGTATCGCGTTTTTTGCGTGGATACAGGCAGCTTGATAACAGTGACCTCTGAGGATATTTGGCAGTTGGAGCAGCGCTTTGCAGATCTGCCCTGCATGGCACATCGCTGCAGCTTTCACAGCGTCGTTACCAACTATGATCCATTGTACATTGTGGATCGCATGGAAAAGTTCGTGCCAGTTAATGCCAAAGTCGATTGCGAGTTCGTGTCCAAAGAGAAGAGCAACCAAGGCCCGAATACCAGCAGCACTTGCTCCTACACAGTTAATATGTTTGTAAACGGAGCATCACTACGAGATATGCTCGTCAAAGCGGAATTCCTTACCGAAGTGGCACCTG AGATTCGCGTTAACCTTTTAGCTGGTCAGCAGATTAGAGGAAAATTCACTTCTATTCGTGACATGACAAGCTTTAAGGTTCAGTTTGATTACGGTAACAATGTGAACTTCCTTTGCACCTATGACGATGCTAAATTTGTAAAGTCTAATCCGAATTTGGCCAGGCGATTCAAGGAATTTTACGAGGGTAAATCGTTTGCCTTGAATGTCAAGAATGTCTGCGAAAACAATAT CGTTCATCTGAGACCTGTAATGCCGTTGTTCTTAGAGGATCGCAGGGCATTCATCTGCCCCTATCCCGTGGTGTTGAGCTCATTCCAAGCTCTCGTTGTGTACACCGCTAAACCTTACCGCGTGTATGTCCAACCGCAGACCATAGTACCAATTATGCAGACCCTATTGGATAATATGTATGAACACTACAAGGCCAAGG gCGACTCTTTGAAAAAATTTGATGTGGGACAGATCTGTGCTGTACGAAGATCCGATGGCAATTGGTACCGAGCCAGAATCTCAGGAAAGGATTCGAATGAAGCGTGTTTAGAGGTATTTTACATCGATTACGGCTACACAGAGGAAATAAAGCGTGACGATATCAAGGCATTGGATGCAAAGTTTTATGAGCACGCAAGCGGCTTTGCAGTGGAGATTAATTTGCCGATTGGCCGCCCCAGCAACGATACAAAGCTAAAGGCGCGTATAGCCGAGATTCTTGAGAAGAAGGTTGTCACTATCAAATCGATTGAGGTGCGGCGCAGTCATCTAATTGCTGATGTCATTTTGGAAAACAATCAGAGTGTGATAGACCTGCTAAAATCTGAGAAGCTAGTACCCGGCAAAGATTTGGATTACATGCGCAAGCAAATGGAGAAAGGAAAGTCTCGCACTTACGAGTACATTGAAACAGTAGACCTTACCTTGGACGAAGAGGAGGATAAGGGTCGCAAGGAAACTGCCAGCAAGTCGGGTTCGGCAAATGCCTCCCCAAAGAAGAAACAAAATAATGACAAGGATCGCGAGCCCAAAAAGAGTAAACCAGCAGAGCCTGCTCGTACTATTGCTCCACAACCTATTGCATTAAAAACTCCTTCACCAGTTCCGGCGGAGCCAGCACCAGTGCCAAAGCCAGCCACTCCAGTTCCAGAGGTAGTTGAAGTACCAGAAATTAATCCAACTGTGGAAGAAGCTGCTGCCGAGTCAAAGCAAGCTCCTCCACAAGAGGATCCTTACAAAGACTTGGACTGCGTTGTCCTGAGCCATTGCGACAACCCTGCACAGTTCTATGTCCACCCGATCGATCAGCTATCGAAACTAAATCAGCTGCATGAGAACCTTCAGATTGTGTCTCCCTCTTTGCCCCAGTTGATGAACGTGGTAAACGGTGCGGACTGTGTGTCGATGTATTCGGTGGACAAGTGCTGGTATCGCGCTAAAATCATTGATGCCGAGCTAATGGTACTACTTTTCATAGACTATGGCAACACAGATTGCGTATCGGATGCCACTGAGATCAAAGAAAGCATGTGGTCGCACATCGAACCGTTCTGCTTGCCATGCGCACTCCCGATTCGCCCCAAGTGTACTTCGGATTGGGTGGATGCAGCGAATGGCATCTTTAACGAATCGTACTCGAAGATCCCGCGTCTGGAGTATCTTACCCAAGGAGATCACTACACGACCAGCTATGTTAACATGTATATTGATGGCGAGGATGTGGCTAAGAAATTAATTGCCGATGGGTTTGCTAGGCCGTTAGAGTATTTGGCCAGCGGATGCAGCTGCTACATTTCGCACGTGAATGGAATTTGTGATTTCTTTATTCAACTTGAACGTGATTCAAAGGCGCTAGAACTAATTGAATTGTATTTGCGCAAGAAGGACACATTAAAGCCCCTCGAAGGATTTGAAAAGGGTTTGATTGTGGCCGCTCTATTTGAGGACGATGAGCTGTGGTACCGAGCCCAGTTGCAAAAGGAGTTGCCAGATTCGCGATACGAAGTACTCTTTATCGACTACGGTAACACCTCCACCACATCGAAGTGTCTAATGCTGTCCGAGGAGATCGCTAGCCTGCCCAGCTTATCCAAGAAATGTTCGCTGCAGTTGCCTGATGCCTACATCTCATGGACACCAGAAGCGGAGGCCAAATTCGTCGAACTGACAGGCGAGGGTGAACTGGTGTTTACCACACAGCTTCTGAAGCCAGGCCAGGATCATGTCACCATTGATCTCCTCCTGGATGGAGAGAACATCGTCGAGCGCCTTTTGCCGTTGTGCCAGCGAAAGGAATCCAAGGAAGCCAGTAAGGAGTGCCTAGCTGTTACCACTAAAGCTATCATTACACACGTGGAGAATACATCCCGTATATATCTACAATTTAGCGAGAAGGATTCATTAATGGACATTATATGCGAGAAGCTAAATGGAAGCCAGCTGCAGCCTATGACGGAAAAGGCTTCAGTGGATGATATGTGCGTAGTTCAATTCGCCGACGACTTGGAGTTCTATCGCTCACGCATTCTGGAAGTGCTCGAAGATGACCAATACAAAGTCATTATGATTGATTACGGCAATACGACTGTGGTGGATAAGCTTTACGAGTTACCTCAAGACTTCACGCTCATTAAACCTGTGGCCGAAGTATGCAGCATGGAACCCAGCGCCATATTTGAGAAAAATAAGGCTCTAACCCTGACAACACTTGACGCACTGCTGGACAGCTGCAAATGTGTTGTGGCGGTGGAATTTGTAAACAAGTCTGCCAATCCTCCTGTGGTCAGATTGACTACTAAAGATAAGAGGAGCCTGAATATCTATGAACACCTTCAGAAGCTGGTTCAAGCCGAGCTAAAACTAATCCAAAAGCGAAACGAGAACTCTGAATGCGTTATCTCATATGGCAGCTCCCCCAAGAGTTTTTATGTGCAAATGAAGCACAATTCAGCGGATTTGGACTTGATTGTAAAGACACTGCAGTCCTTAAAGAAGGAGAAACTGAAAAAATTAATCGATCCTACAACAAATTCAAACGGTGTTTGCTACTCTCAAGAGGATGCCTGTTACTATCGCTGTAGTATCAAGTCGGTATTGGAACCTAACCAGGGTTTTGAAGTCTTTTGGCTAGATTATGGAAACACCCTGGTCGTTCCTGAGGTCTGGCAGCTACCCGAAGAGATAGAGCCGATTCCATCGTTGGCTCTACACTGCCAGCTGAGTAATATTCCGATGGATGTGTCTGACGAAAAGCTAGAAGAAGCCTTTGCTGCTTTGCTAGAGCAGCACTTCGGAGAACTATACGAAATAACCACTCAGCCGAACGAGGATGAGACGAAACCCCTGATTGCTCAACTCCGTATAAACTACAAGGAT